From the Oleiharenicola lentus genome, one window contains:
- a CDS encoding mechanosensitive ion channel family protein — protein MLEFSLDQATLIRLIETGVILVVALALFFGLRGRILQFAHWAGLPRLAYAPVRLMLRYAILVVALALILSLWGFQIGTILALIGSVLGLVAIGFVAVWSVLSNFLCIFVLVIFKPFSVGDELELPTDNVKGRVKDLSLVFTTLQVSDTESVMIPNNTFFQKVFKRRLGTCTTGLGDQLRHNAGGTAA, from the coding sequence ATGCTCGAATTCTCCCTCGACCAAGCCACCCTCATCCGCCTCATCGAGACAGGTGTCATCCTCGTCGTCGCCTTAGCGCTCTTCTTCGGCCTGCGCGGGCGGATCCTGCAGTTCGCCCACTGGGCCGGACTGCCGCGCCTCGCCTACGCGCCCGTGCGGCTGATGTTGCGCTACGCCATCCTGGTCGTTGCGCTCGCGCTGATCCTCAGCCTCTGGGGCTTCCAGATCGGAACGATCCTGGCCCTGATCGGCTCGGTGCTCGGTCTCGTCGCCATCGGCTTCGTCGCCGTGTGGAGCGTGCTGAGCAACTTCCTCTGCATCTTCGTGCTCGTGATTTTCAAGCCCTTCTCCGTGGGCGACGAACTCGAGCTGCCCACCGACAACGTGAAGGGCCGCGTGAAGGACCTCAGCCTCGTCTTTACCACCCTCCAGGTGTCGGATACCGAATCAGTCATGATTCCCAACAACACCTTCTTCCAAAAGGTCTTCAAACGCCGCCTCGGCACCTGCACCACGGGCCTGGGTGATCAGCTGCGGCACAACGCCGGAGGGACCGCCGCATGA
- a CDS encoding GMC family oxidoreductase produces MPNITPAQVKSDYDVIVVGSGAAGGQTAYTLTMEGAKVLMLEAGRDYDPVQETPMFQTNGQAPLRAAGTPDKPFGFHDSTVDGGWQVPGEPYTSASDDPKRQFWWWRARMLGGRTNHWGRISLRNGPYDFKPRSRDGLGFDWPINYEDVAPYYDKVEMLIGVYGDNNGLENTPDSPAGVLQPPPALRAGERYTKHHARKLGIPVIPIHRAVLTQRLDPNVLPAKLHPGNAKAQRVLAQAMSERAACFWATNCGRGCAIRATYQSTTVHLPPALGTGNLDILSDAMGYRVLMNDAGKATGVSYIDRRDGREKEVRARVVVLAASSAESVRMLLNSKSARFPNGVANSSGLVGKYIMDTVGASLGGQIPALENLPLHNEDGAGGGHAYVPWWLYQEQLAGKLGFARGYHLEFMSGRQMPGAGTFSGLEWLGRGSYGKKFKEDARRYYGSFLGFAGRGEMIPNEDSFCDLDPVVKDKWGIPVLRFHWKWSEHETRQARHMQETAKALIEAMGGRVRQQPDADGADAIRPGGFIIHEVGGTIMGADAKKSVTNQWCQTWDVPNLFVTDGGPFVSNADKNPTLTIMALAWRAGDYIVDQLKKGNL; encoded by the coding sequence ATGCCGAACATCACCCCTGCCCAGGTTAAATCTGATTACGATGTCATTGTCGTCGGTTCCGGCGCCGCCGGCGGCCAGACGGCCTACACGCTGACGATGGAGGGCGCCAAGGTTCTCATGCTGGAGGCCGGCCGCGACTATGATCCGGTGCAGGAGACGCCGATGTTCCAGACCAACGGCCAGGCCCCGCTGCGTGCGGCGGGCACGCCGGACAAGCCCTTCGGCTTTCACGACTCGACGGTGGACGGCGGCTGGCAGGTGCCGGGCGAACCCTACACCAGCGCCTCCGACGACCCGAAGCGCCAGTTCTGGTGGTGGCGCGCGCGCATGCTCGGCGGCCGCACCAACCACTGGGGCCGCATCTCCCTCCGCAACGGTCCCTACGATTTCAAGCCCCGCAGCCGCGACGGCCTCGGCTTCGACTGGCCGATTAATTACGAGGATGTCGCGCCCTACTACGACAAGGTCGAGATGCTCATCGGCGTCTATGGCGACAACAATGGCCTGGAAAACACGCCCGACTCGCCGGCGGGTGTGCTCCAGCCTCCGCCGGCCCTCCGCGCGGGCGAACGCTACACCAAGCACCACGCGCGCAAGCTCGGCATCCCGGTCATCCCGATTCACCGCGCCGTGCTCACGCAGCGCCTCGATCCGAACGTGCTCCCCGCGAAGCTCCATCCGGGCAACGCCAAGGCCCAGCGTGTCCTCGCCCAGGCCATGAGCGAACGCGCCGCCTGCTTCTGGGCCACCAACTGCGGCCGCGGTTGCGCCATCCGCGCGACCTACCAGTCCACCACCGTCCACCTCCCGCCCGCGCTCGGCACGGGCAACCTCGACATCCTCAGCGACGCGATGGGTTACCGCGTGCTGATGAACGACGCGGGCAAGGCCACCGGCGTCAGCTACATTGACCGTCGCGACGGCCGGGAGAAGGAGGTGCGCGCGCGCGTCGTCGTCCTCGCGGCCAGCTCGGCCGAGTCGGTGCGCATGCTGCTCAATTCCAAGTCCGCGCGCTTCCCCAACGGCGTGGCGAACTCAAGCGGCCTCGTCGGCAAATACATCATGGACACCGTGGGCGCCTCGCTGGGCGGACAGATCCCGGCGCTGGAAAATCTTCCGCTGCACAACGAGGACGGCGCCGGCGGCGGCCACGCCTACGTGCCGTGGTGGCTCTATCAGGAACAACTCGCCGGCAAACTCGGCTTCGCGCGCGGCTACCACCTCGAGTTCATGTCCGGCCGGCAGATGCCCGGCGCCGGCACCTTCTCCGGCCTCGAATGGCTCGGCCGCGGCTCCTACGGCAAAAAGTTCAAGGAGGACGCCCGCCGCTATTATGGCTCCTTCCTCGGCTTCGCCGGTCGCGGCGAGATGATCCCCAACGAGGATTCTTTCTGCGACCTTGATCCTGTCGTGAAGGACAAGTGGGGCATCCCCGTCCTGCGTTTCCATTGGAAATGGTCCGAGCACGAGACCCGGCAGGCCCGCCACATGCAGGAAACGGCCAAGGCCCTGATCGAGGCCATGGGCGGACGCGTCCGCCAACAGCCGGATGCCGACGGGGCCGATGCCATTCGGCCCGGCGGATTTATCATCCACGAGGTCGGCGGCACCATCATGGGCGCCGACGCGAAAAAATCCGTCACCAACCAGTGGTGCCAGACCTGGGACGTGCCCAACCTGTTCGTCACCGACGGCGGCCCGTTCGTCAGCAACGCCGACAAGAACCCCACGCTCACGATCATGGCCCTCGCCTGGCGCGCGGGCGACTACATCGTTGACCAGCTGAAGAAAGGAAACCTGTAG
- a CDS encoding CPXCG motif-containing cysteine-rich protein, translated as MRDALSIECPHCGETFSLAFDVSEGGAEFVTDCEVCCRPMVVTVRVTDGAVDGVEIAEC; from the coding sequence GTGCGCGACGCCCTTTCCATTGAATGCCCGCATTGCGGGGAGACCTTTTCCCTGGCCTTTGATGTCTCCGAGGGCGGCGCAGAGTTTGTCACCGATTGCGAGGTCTGCTGCCGGCCGATGGTGGTGACCGTGCGGGTGACGGACGGCGCGGTGGATGGGGTCGAGATCGCGGAGTGCTGA
- a CDS encoding PfkB family carbohydrate kinase: protein MSDPRPTVVCFGEILWDFLPRGAFPGGAPFNVCYHLHRLGLRAHLVSGVGQDLLGDDLLHRLKGWGLETEGVTRHRGLPTGHVRAVLDATGSANYEIAPEVAWDQIIPGEDTMRAVFGAQALVFGSLAQRSPVNRASLDRLLAILPAGALRVLDVNLRAPHDAPALITDLARKATLLKVNAGEAARLAEDQPGFGREEGHARTLAEKYGCALVCVTSGEHGAGLLAEGTWHWANAQPVTVRDTVGAGDAFTAGLLAGLLLHRESPAAALARACRLGEFVASHDGATPAYTTDAQGRPVG, encoded by the coding sequence ATGAGTGACCCGCGTCCCACCGTCGTTTGCTTCGGGGAAATCCTCTGGGATTTCCTGCCGCGCGGCGCGTTTCCCGGTGGGGCCCCGTTCAACGTCTGTTACCATCTCCACCGCCTCGGCCTGCGCGCCCACCTCGTGAGCGGTGTCGGGCAGGATCTTCTCGGTGACGACCTGTTGCACCGGCTGAAAGGCTGGGGTCTCGAAACCGAAGGCGTCACGCGCCACCGCGGCCTGCCCACCGGCCATGTGCGCGCCGTGCTCGACGCCACCGGTAGCGCCAACTACGAGATCGCGCCCGAAGTCGCGTGGGACCAGATCATCCCGGGCGAAGACACTATGCGGGCCGTTTTTGGAGCGCAGGCGTTGGTCTTCGGCTCGCTCGCCCAGCGCTCGCCCGTCAACCGGGCCAGCCTCGACCGGCTGCTCGCCATATTACCGGCCGGCGCGCTGCGGGTGCTCGACGTGAATCTCCGCGCCCCCCACGACGCGCCCGCGCTGATCACCGACCTCGCCCGCAAGGCCACCCTGCTCAAGGTCAACGCCGGCGAGGCCGCCCGCCTCGCCGAGGACCAGCCTGGTTTCGGCCGCGAAGAAGGCCACGCCCGCACCCTCGCCGAAAAATACGGCTGCGCCCTCGTCTGTGTGACGTCCGGCGAGCACGGCGCCGGCCTGCTCGCCGAAGGCACCTGGCACTGGGCCAACGCGCAACCCGTCACCGTGCGCGACACCGTCGGCGCCGGCGACGCCTTCACCGCCGGATTGCTCGCGGGCCTGCTGTTGCACCGCGAATCGCCCGCCGCCGCCCTCGCCCGCGCCTGCCGTCTGGGCGAATTCGTCGCCTCCCATGACGGCGCCACCCCCGCATACACGACCGACGCCCAAGGTCGTCCCGTTGGCTGA
- a CDS encoding gluconate 2-dehydrogenase subunit 3 family protein, which yields MSFSESRLDRRAALKWMIAAGATLAAAGGPMRASGQAAPPATKGYGTDPLLNKEYAPGDVWPLTMTDAQRRTAAALCALIIPAEGGVPSAADLKVHDFIDEWISAPYPDQLRDRETVLEGLVWLNRESRARFGEDFAALTEVQQSAIADDICDAVTAKPDHREGARFFAKFRDLTAAGFFTTPEGMKDVGYVGNTPLIEFKGPPPEVLAKLGLA from the coding sequence ATGAGCTTCAGCGAATCCCGTCTCGACCGTCGTGCCGCGCTCAAGTGGATGATCGCCGCCGGCGCCACGCTGGCTGCGGCCGGCGGCCCTATGCGCGCTTCCGGTCAGGCCGCACCGCCCGCCACGAAGGGCTACGGCACCGACCCGCTCCTCAACAAGGAATACGCCCCCGGCGACGTCTGGCCGCTGACGATGACCGACGCCCAGCGCCGCACCGCCGCTGCGCTCTGCGCGCTGATCATTCCGGCTGAGGGTGGGGTGCCCAGCGCGGCTGATCTGAAGGTGCACGACTTCATTGATGAGTGGATCAGCGCACCGTATCCCGACCAGCTCCGTGACCGGGAAACCGTGCTCGAGGGCTTGGTCTGGCTCAACCGCGAATCCCGCGCCCGCTTCGGCGAGGATTTCGCTGCGCTGACCGAAGTGCAGCAGAGCGCGATCGCCGACGATATCTGCGACGCCGTCACGGCTAAGCCAGATCACCGGGAGGGCGCCCGCTTCTTCGCCAAGTTCCGCGACCTCACCGCCGCCGGTTTCTTTACCACGCCCGAGGGCATGAAGGACGTCGGTTACGTCGGCAACACGCCCCTGATCGAGTTCAAGGGCCCGCCGCCCGAGGTGCTGGCGAAGCTGGGTCTGGCCTGA
- a CDS encoding DUF3309 domain-containing protein: protein MNPLLLILVLLLLFGGGGFYFGGPVFGGSGIGLILLVALIIYLMGGLRSPKS from the coding sequence ATGAATCCCTTGCTCCTCATTCTCGTTCTGCTGCTCCTTTTCGGCGGTGGCGGCTTTTACTTCGGCGGACCTGTCTTCGGTGGCAGCGGCATCGGCCTGATTCTGCTGGTCGCGCTGATCATCTATCTGATGGGCGGTTTGCGGAGTCCAAAGAGCTGA
- a CDS encoding addiction module protein encodes MTLADFPQLKRLPSRQRLKLAEQLWDSAATESMAVPAGHKRLIQSRRKAYQQGQIATLTMDELKKSIKRPK; translated from the coding sequence GTGACGCTCGCCGATTTCCCGCAACTCAAGCGCCTGCCTTCACGCCAGCGGCTGAAGCTGGCCGAGCAGCTTTGGGATTCTGCGGCAACCGAATCAATGGCGGTGCCAGCCGGTCACAAACGCCTGATCCAATCACGCCGCAAAGCTTACCAACAGGGCCAGATCGCCACGCTCACGATGGATGAGCTGAAAAAGTCGATCAAGCGCCCCAAGTGA
- a CDS encoding universal stress protein, producing MSAAKTTSVLGGVRASYPRLLRILVPLDFSGKSRQALRYAVPLAQKFSARIHLVHVLPDPGKTPKDEVTRQRTVALKRLGEMSLSLLPPRVRAENAVLTGKPAEQILALAGQQTIDLIVLTTKGRSGLKRVLVGSTAEEIMRHAPCPVMSVRRQ from the coding sequence ATGAGTGCCGCGAAAACCACTTCCGTCCTCGGCGGGGTGCGCGCCTCCTACCCGCGCCTGCTCCGCATCCTCGTGCCGCTCGACTTCTCCGGCAAGTCGCGCCAGGCGCTCCGCTACGCCGTGCCCCTCGCCCAGAAGTTCTCCGCGCGCATCCACCTCGTCCATGTCCTGCCCGACCCGGGCAAGACGCCGAAGGACGAGGTCACGCGGCAGCGGACGGTGGCCCTGAAGCGCCTCGGCGAGATGAGCCTCTCGCTGCTCCCGCCGCGCGTGCGCGCCGAAAACGCCGTGCTCACCGGCAAGCCCGCCGAGCAAATCCTCGCCCTCGCGGGCCAGCAGACCATTGACCTCATCGTGCTCACGACCAAGGGCCGCAGCGGCCTGAAGCGCGTCCTCGTCGGCAGCACTGCCGAGGAAATCATGCGCCACGCCCCCTGCCCCGTCATGTCCGTGCGCCGCCAATAG
- a CDS encoding glycosyltransferase, whose protein sequence is MSVVIPESALPRIGMVSTHGYVAAEPPLGAADTGGQVVYVLELAKKLAQLGFEVDIWTRRFEDQPEMDMVNDRVRVLRVPCGGRNFLGKEYLVSHLPEWAENALRFIKKHGLKYQFFNSHYWDAGYATQRLAEALDVPHVHTPHSLGLWKKQLMERDAPGDAASLEKKYNFTQRINEETLLYRSCDEVIATTPDQLDMIVKDYGAPAEQVNMIPPGYDDNRFYPVSAATRNAIRSRLGFEGKVVLAIGRLARNKGYDLLIDAFSVVATRIPDAVLHLAVGGNEMNPNEQTILRELKEQTVRLGLEARVKFSGFVAEAEMADHYRAADVFVLSSRYEPFGMTAIEAMACGTPTVVTIHGGLFRAVTFGRHALYADTFDKEDLGISIVKVLRHPRLSNRLSRMGAHKARSLFTWTGIAQQLTSLIEERATALAFTDNEWDEPWNDGD, encoded by the coding sequence ATGTCAGTTGTTATTCCTGAGTCTGCGCTCCCGCGCATCGGCATGGTTTCCACCCACGGTTACGTCGCCGCCGAACCCCCGCTGGGGGCGGCCGACACCGGCGGCCAGGTCGTCTATGTCCTCGAACTCGCTAAGAAACTCGCCCAGCTCGGCTTCGAGGTGGACATCTGGACCCGCCGCTTCGAGGACCAGCCCGAGATGGACATGGTCAACGACCGCGTCCGGGTGCTCCGCGTGCCCTGCGGCGGACGCAACTTCCTCGGCAAGGAGTACCTCGTGTCGCACCTGCCCGAGTGGGCGGAAAACGCCCTGCGCTTCATCAAGAAGCACGGCCTGAAATACCAGTTCTTCAACAGCCACTACTGGGACGCCGGCTACGCCACCCAGCGCCTCGCCGAGGCGCTCGACGTGCCGCACGTCCACACGCCGCACTCGCTCGGCCTGTGGAAAAAGCAGCTCATGGAGCGTGATGCGCCAGGCGACGCCGCCTCGCTGGAGAAGAAATACAACTTCACGCAACGCATCAACGAGGAGACCCTTCTCTACCGGAGCTGCGACGAGGTCATCGCCACCACGCCCGACCAACTCGACATGATCGTGAAGGACTACGGCGCGCCCGCCGAGCAGGTGAACATGATCCCGCCGGGCTACGACGACAACCGCTTCTACCCGGTCAGCGCCGCCACGCGGAACGCCATCCGCTCGCGCCTCGGCTTCGAGGGCAAGGTGGTGCTCGCGATCGGCCGGCTCGCGCGCAACAAGGGCTACGACCTCCTGATCGACGCCTTCTCCGTGGTCGCAACGCGCATTCCCGACGCGGTCCTCCACCTGGCGGTCGGCGGCAATGAAATGAATCCCAACGAGCAGACCATCCTGCGCGAACTCAAGGAGCAGACCGTCCGGCTGGGCCTGGAGGCGCGGGTGAAGTTCTCCGGCTTCGTCGCCGAGGCCGAGATGGCCGACCACTACCGCGCCGCCGATGTCTTTGTGCTGAGCAGCCGCTACGAGCCCTTCGGCATGACCGCCATCGAGGCCATGGCCTGCGGCACGCCGACGGTCGTCACCATCCACGGCGGCCTGTTCCGCGCCGTGACCTTCGGGCGCCACGCGCTCTACGCCGACACCTTCGACAAGGAGGACCTCGGCATCTCGATCGTGAAGGTCCTGCGCCACCCGCGTCTGTCCAACCGGCTGTCCCGCATGGGCGCCCACAAGGCCCGCAGCCTCTTCACCTGGACCGGCATCGCCCAGCAGCTCACCAGCCTCATCGAGGAACGGGCCACCGCCCTCGCCTTCACTGACAACGAATGGGACGAACCCTGGAACGACGGCGACTGA
- a CDS encoding HAD-IIB family hydrolase, with the protein MSDSAPPPPVRLFSSDLDGTLLGNPESTARFKTAWESLSPEARPLLVYNSGRLVDDLKRFVDDGILPAADYYIGGVGAEIHDVKAARRLDEFRHHLTEGWDLEAVRRVAEHFPGTRPQPPGYQHEFKSSWFLDHATPGTLRDLKQRLADAGLKVKVVYSSSRDLDILPRNATKGGALRWLCERLGVPLDTVLVAGDSGNDASMFRLPGVRGIVLENTLPELYEATVDVPTYSSRHIIADGVLDGLCHFGVVCMIPTKEKSRVKREQMEPGFRMLFSDTKLGSLTEKERTFLATAYEQAVAALRRNITPLGFSACSLEHNKVTGTDVNYRSVWARDGSITVWNSLHLDDEDIRACSLATLETLLNATTPNGQVPANVRIDTGEPDYSGVGNIASIDSGLWLMIAIYNYAYRTGNLSLLYRHAPRLQTIMNWLGAQDSNNDGLLEIPEAGDWTDLFGRSYNVLYDEVLWFRANVCYGRILELMGQFDRAADYLRASQRIRGRILDLFWPSTQPADPAQSVAQNRFAQRQAGLGDSQYLLAEITPFSYSWRCDTYANILAFLMNLLDVDRARTAFRFMWGVGVNQPWPVANLYPVVQAGDPDWKAYYTVNLLNLPHHYHNGGIWPFIGGMWVRFIHRLGFHEVACRELVRLAELNRLGADHEWEFNEWAHGQTGRPMGKAFQAWSAASFIRACQEVGLEPGRTDHE; encoded by the coding sequence ATGTCCGACTCCGCCCCGCCCCCGCCGGTCCGCCTCTTCTCCTCCGATCTCGACGGCACGCTGCTCGGCAACCCCGAGTCCACCGCCCGCTTCAAGACCGCGTGGGAGTCGCTGTCGCCGGAGGCGCGCCCGCTGCTGGTCTATAACAGCGGCCGGCTGGTGGACGACCTGAAGCGGTTCGTGGACGACGGCATCCTGCCCGCGGCCGACTACTACATCGGCGGCGTCGGCGCCGAGATCCACGACGTTAAGGCGGCGCGCCGCCTCGACGAGTTTCGCCACCACCTCACGGAGGGCTGGGACCTGGAGGCGGTGCGTCGCGTGGCCGAACACTTCCCCGGCACCCGTCCGCAGCCGCCCGGCTACCAGCACGAGTTCAAGTCGAGCTGGTTCCTCGACCACGCCACGCCAGGCACGCTCCGCGACCTCAAGCAGCGCCTCGCCGACGCGGGCCTCAAGGTGAAGGTCGTCTATTCCAGCTCGCGCGACCTCGACATCCTGCCGCGCAACGCCACCAAGGGCGGCGCGCTCCGCTGGCTCTGCGAGCGCCTCGGCGTGCCGCTCGACACTGTGCTCGTGGCCGGCGACAGCGGCAACGACGCCTCCATGTTCCGCCTGCCCGGCGTGCGCGGCATCGTGCTCGAGAACACCCTGCCCGAGCTCTACGAGGCCACGGTGGACGTGCCCACCTACAGCTCGCGGCACATCATCGCCGACGGCGTGCTCGACGGTCTGTGCCACTTCGGCGTGGTCTGCATGATCCCGACGAAGGAAAAATCCCGCGTGAAGCGCGAACAGATGGAGCCCGGTTTCCGGATGCTCTTCTCCGACACCAAGCTCGGCTCGCTCACCGAGAAGGAGCGAACCTTCCTCGCCACCGCCTACGAGCAGGCCGTCGCGGCCCTACGGCGCAACATCACGCCCCTCGGCTTTTCCGCCTGCTCCCTTGAGCACAACAAGGTCACCGGCACCGACGTGAACTACCGCAGCGTCTGGGCCCGCGACGGCTCGATCACCGTCTGGAACAGCCTGCATCTCGACGACGAGGACATCCGCGCCTGTTCCCTCGCCACGCTCGAGACCCTCCTCAATGCCACCACGCCCAACGGCCAGGTCCCGGCCAACGTCCGCATCGACACGGGCGAGCCCGACTATTCCGGCGTGGGCAACATCGCCTCGATCGACAGCGGCCTGTGGCTGATGATTGCGATCTACAACTACGCCTATCGCACCGGCAACCTCTCGCTGCTCTACCGCCACGCCCCGCGCCTGCAGACGATCATGAACTGGCTCGGCGCGCAGGATTCCAACAACGACGGCCTGCTCGAGATCCCCGAGGCCGGCGACTGGACCGACCTCTTCGGCCGCAGCTACAACGTGCTCTACGACGAGGTGCTCTGGTTCCGCGCCAACGTCTGCTACGGCCGCATTCTCGAGCTGATGGGCCAGTTCGACCGCGCCGCCGACTACCTGCGCGCCTCCCAACGCATCCGCGGCCGCATCCTCGACCTCTTCTGGCCGAGCACCCAGCCCGCCGACCCGGCACAGTCCGTAGCGCAGAACCGTTTCGCCCAGCGGCAGGCCGGCCTCGGCGATTCGCAGTATCTGTTGGCCGAGATCACGCCGTTTTCCTATAGCTGGCGTTGTGACACCTACGCCAACATCCTCGCGTTCCTCATGAATCTCCTCGATGTGGACCGCGCGCGCACCGCCTTCCGCTTCATGTGGGGCGTGGGCGTAAACCAGCCCTGGCCCGTGGCCAACCTTTACCCCGTCGTGCAGGCCGGCGATCCCGACTGGAAGGCCTACTACACGGTGAACCTGCTCAACCTGCCGCACCATTACCACAACGGCGGCATCTGGCCCTTCATCGGCGGCATGTGGGTGCGCTTCATCCACCGCCTCGGCTTCCACGAGGTCGCCTGCCGCGAGCTCGTGCGCCTCGCCGAGCTGAACCGCCTCGGCGCCGACCACGAGTGGGAGTTCAACGAGTGGGCCCACGGCCAGACCGGACGCCCCATGGGCAAGGCCTTCCAGGCGTGGAGCGCCGCGTCGTTCATCCGCGCCTGCCAGGAGGTCGGCCTCGAGCCCGGCCGCACCGATCATGAGTGA
- a CDS encoding type II toxin-antitoxin system RelE/ParE family toxin — MTGKPVVALAIVSEDVQNAYDYFSARLPEGGDRFLDRYFETTDRIAINPWSYPVKFDDYHRALIPRSDFAIYYFQEKTRSVVVAVIHARRNPRLILNLARGRR, encoded by the coding sequence GTGACCGGCAAACCCGTTGTCGCCCTGGCCATCGTAAGCGAAGATGTGCAGAACGCTTACGACTACTTTTCCGCCCGCCTCCCCGAGGGTGGAGACAGGTTCTTGGATCGATACTTCGAGACCACCGACCGCATTGCCATCAACCCGTGGAGCTATCCGGTGAAGTTCGACGACTACCACCGGGCGCTCATCCCCCGGAGCGATTTTGCGATCTATTACTTTCAGGAGAAAACGCGTTCCGTCGTCGTTGCCGTCATCCACGCTCGGCGCAATCCGCGTTTGATCCTGAACCTTGCCAGGGGAAGGCGGTGA
- a CDS encoding DUF2934 domain-containing protein, whose amino-acid sequence MKNHTDYEAHHSSSIIARHEAIATLAHDLWLRAGRPENQAQAHWLEAEQALVDAPPEDGLTQPLLPVDF is encoded by the coding sequence ATGAAAAACCACACCGACTACGAAGCCCATCATTCCTCCTCCATCATCGCGAGGCACGAGGCCATCGCCACGCTGGCCCATGATCTGTGGCTGCGCGCGGGTCGCCCGGAGAACCAGGCGCAGGCTCACTGGCTGGAAGCCGAACAGGCCTTGGTGGATGCTCCTCCCGAGGACGGCCTGACCCAACCGCTCCTGCCGGTGGACTTTTAA
- a CDS encoding DUF2934 domain-containing protein: MKIPTHDEIAQQAHHLWQDRGCPANCDTALWLEAEQQLSESRTPDSEVRADAFVTYARGFNRPENPISYQVPAAATEREANQADQQKEDARAPLVPRHTGPKGKPSESGKPIWAKSHSS; the protein is encoded by the coding sequence ATGAAAATACCCACTCACGACGAGATCGCCCAGCAAGCCCACCATCTCTGGCAGGACCGCGGTTGCCCGGCCAACTGCGACACCGCCCTCTGGCTCGAGGCCGAGCAGCAACTGAGCGAAAGCCGCACCCCGGATTCCGAAGTCCGGGCCGACGCTTTCGTCACCTACGCCCGGGGCTTCAACCGTCCCGAAAATCCGATCAGTTACCAGGTTCCGGCCGCAGCCACGGAGCGCGAAGCCAACCAAGCGGACCAGCAGAAGGAGGACGCCCGCGCCCCGCTGGTCCCCCGGCACACCGGACCGAAGGGTAAACCGTCCGAGTCCGGCAAACCGATCTGGGCAAAATCACATTCCTCGTAA